The following DNA comes from Verrucomicrobiota bacterium.
AAAATCATCGTGGATACCTACGGTGGCATGGGCCGTCACGGTGGTGGGGCTTTCTCCGGAAAAGATCCTTCCAAAGTTGATCGTAGCGCCGCTTATATGGCCCGTTACGTCGCTAAAAATATCGTGGCTGCCGGACTGGCTACCCGCGCCGAAGTGCAATTTGCCTACGCGATCGGTTACCCAAACCCCGTTTCCGTGTATGTGAATACTTTCGGGACCGGTGTGATCTCCGATGTGAAAATCACGAAGGCTGTCGAAAAAGTCTTCAGCTTTAAACCCGCCGAAATCGTCAAGCAGCTTAACTTACTGCGCCCGATCTACTCAAAGACAACTAACTACGGTCACTTTGGTAAAACCAATGACCTCAATTCCATCACTTGGGAAAAGACCGACAAAGTCGCCGCCCTCAAGCAAGTGGCCAAATAACCCTCTCTACACTATTAAAATAAGGAACCCTATGAGCACATTAGTAGCCGCAACAAACGACTTCAAAGTCAAGGACATGAGCCTTGCTGAATGGGGTCGTAAAGAAATCGAAATCGCCGAGCATGAAATGCCCGGTCTGATGGCCGTCCGCGCCAAATACGGTAAGACCAAACCCTTGAACGGGGTCCGGATCACCGGCTCCCTCCACATGACGATCCAGACAGCTGTCTTGATCGAAACACTCACAGCCCTCGGGGCTTCCGTGCGTTGGGCAAGCTGTAATATCTTCTCGACACAGGATCACGCTGCTTCGGCCATTGCCGCTGCCGGTATCCCTGTTTTCGCCTGGAAAGGCGAGTCGTTGGAAGAGTACTGGTGGTGTACGTACA
Coding sequences within:
- a CDS encoding adenosylhomocysteinase — translated: MSTLVAATNDFKVKDMSLAEWGRKEIEIAEHEMPGLMAVRAKYGKTKPLNGVRITGSLHMTIQTAVLIETLTALGASVRWASCNIFSTQDHAASAIAAAGIPVFAWKGESLEEYWWCTY